One window from the genome of Tachysurus fulvidraco isolate hzauxx_2018 unplaced genomic scaffold, HZAU_PFXX_2.0 HiC_scaffold_51_np12, whole genome shotgun sequence encodes:
- the LOC125140671 gene encoding C-type lectin domain family 4 member F-like: MTQEHEAKEIEKLYEALKVEHQQVQENLAARSETEKLIGMLKAKYQQAHERLSACNAKQTCTLCEEGWKSLGLKCYYFSTHKLKWTQSRDYCVEKGGHLVIITSQTEQSFLISQIGETHWIGLNDLETEGQWMWVNNQPLNETGVTFWFSAPEGPNEPDNWKEEDPSGENCATLGNANVNTHNWFDASCSTIKKYICEN, encoded by the exons ATGACACAGGAACATGAAGCCAAGG AGATAGAAAAACTGTATGAAGCACTGAAGGTGGAGCATCAGCAAGTTCAGGAGAATCTCGCAGCACGCAGTG agaCAGAGAAACTGATTGGGATGCTGAAGGCAAAATACCAGCAAGCTCATGAACGTCTCTCTGCATGCAATG caaaacaaacctGTACACTTTGTGAGGAAGGATGGAAGTCTCTTGGTTTAAAGTGTTACTACTTCTCCACTCATAAACTGAAATGGACACAGAGTCGAGATTACTGTGTGGAGAAAGGAGGTCACCTGGTGATTATAACCAGCCAAACTGAACAG AGCTTTTTAATTTCACAAATTGGAGAAACACACTGGATTGGATTGAATGACTTGGAGACTGAGGGTCAGTGGATGTGGGTGAACAACCAGCCCTTAAACGAGACGGGTGTAAC GTTCTGGTTTAGTGCTCCAGAAGGACCAAATGAGCCTGATAACTGGAAAGAGGAGGACCCTTCTGGAGAGAATTGTGCTACTCTGGGGAATGCAAATGTTAACACACATAACTGGTTTGATGCTTCTTGTAGTACAATCAAAAAGTACATCTGTGAAAATTAA
- the LOC125140666 gene encoding oxidized low-density lipoprotein receptor 1-like, producing MGGKKFGRRTDDYVNAQNWQPRHKACSDISDRTELKDKKKPGKIFRSAFGLLILGVLLTLCAVGILYHNKVISHEILSKQYSNVTETLRMQEHETKEIKKLFEALKVEHQQVQEELAACSANKNNGQCEEGWKSLGLKSYYFSSFKLNWTQSRDYCVEKGGHLVIITSQEQV from the exons ATGGGTGGAAAAAAG TTTGGACGGAGAACTGACGATTATGTGAATGCACAGAACTGGCAACCAAGGCACAAAGCATGCTCAG ATATCTCTGACCGCACTGAGctgaaagacaagaagaaaccAGGAAAGATCTTCAGATCTGCTTTTGGTCTCCTAATACTTGGTGTTTTATTAACACTCTGTGCTGTAGGGATCCTTT ATCACAATAAAGTGATTTCACATGAGATATTAAGTAAGCAgtattctaatgttactgaaaCATTGAGGATGCAGGAACATGAAACCAAGG aaataaaaaaactgtttgAAGCACTGAAGGTGGAGCATCAGCAAGTTCAGGAGGAACTTGCAGCATGCAGTG caaataaaaacaatggacAATGTGAGGAAGGATGGAAGTCTCTTGGTTTAAAGAGTTATTACTTCTCCAGTTTTAAACTGAACTGGACACAGAGTCGAGATTACTGTGTGGAGAAAGGAGGCCACCTGGTGATTATAACCAGCCAAGAACAGGTTTGA
- the LOC125140675 gene encoding C-type lectin domain family 6 member A-like: MYEITTLFSHISDRTELKDKKKPGKIFRSAFGLLILGVLLTLCVVGILYHNKVVSYEILSEQYCNVTETLMMQEHEAKEIKELYEALKVKHQQVQEDLAACSANKNNGQCEKGWKSLGLKCYYFSTVKKNWAQSRDYCVEKGGHLVIITSQTEQDFVVSQSRKTHWIGLNDLETEGQWMWVNKKPLKETCVTFWYSEPGRANEPDNWKEEDPSGENCAALGHDFFDTDKWFDASCLKQKQFICEK; this comes from the exons ATGTATGAAATAACAACTCTTTTCTCTCATATCTCTGACCGCACTGAGctgaaagacaagaagaaaccAGGAAAGATCTTCAGATCTGCTTTTGGTCTCCTAATACTTGGTGTTTTATTAACACTCTGTGTTGTAGGGATCCTTT ATCACAATAAAGTGGTTTCATATGAGATATTAAGTGAGCAGTATTGTAATGTTACTGAAACACTGATGATGCAGGAACATGAAGCCAAGG AGATAAAAGAACTGTATGAAGCACTGAAGGTGAAGCATCAGCAAGTTCAGGAAGATCTTGCTGCTTGCAGTG caaataaaaacaatggacAATGTGAGAAAGGATGGAAGTCTCTTGGTTTAAAGTGTTACTACTTCTCGACTGTTAAGAAGAACTGGGCACAGAGTCGAGATTACTGTGTGGAGAAAGGAGGTCACCTGGTGATTATAACCAGTCAAACTGAACAG GATTTTGTAGTTTCACAAAGTAGAAAAACACACTGGATTGGCTTGAATGACTTGGAGACTGAGGGTCAGTGGATGTGGGTGAACAAAAAGCCTTTAAAGGAGACATGTGTAAC GTTCTGGTATAGTGAACCTGGGAGAGCAAATGAGCCTGATAACTGGAAAGAGGAGGACCCTTCTGGAGAGAACTGTGCTGCTCTGGGTCATGATTTCTTTGACACAGATAAATGGTTTGATGCTTCCTGTCTTAAGCAGAAACAATTTATCTGcgaaaaataa